In the Candidatus Cloacimonas acidaminovorans str. Evry genome, one interval contains:
- a CDS encoding undecaprenyl-diphosphate phosphatase, protein MSLIQVILMGILQGLTEFIPVSSSGHLVLAQHFFGIGDNENIVFELFMHLGTLLAVLVFFRKTLWELIKSLFSWGNTVNREQHRKNRTLVYYLIISTLATGVIYILFGDFMEAVFNMPMLVAIFLLVTGVIVFVSDYFKDKGIPACNIGFLQAVLIGIGQGVAILPGISRSGTTIACSLATGMKRKDAAQYSFLLSIPAILAGNLSQYKAFANLKPQLLINYLAGFVCSFLVGYLVIAFLIRLIEVSRLKYFAVYCWLIGLLSIVLIILGF, encoded by the coding sequence ATGAGCTTAATTCAGGTAATCCTGATGGGTATATTACAAGGATTAACGGAATTTATTCCGGTTAGCAGCTCAGGCCATTTGGTCTTAGCACAGCATTTTTTTGGTATTGGTGACAATGAAAACATTGTTTTTGAACTCTTTATGCACTTGGGAACGCTGCTTGCCGTTTTGGTCTTTTTTCGTAAAACTCTCTGGGAGCTTATTAAGTCGCTTTTTTCCTGGGGAAATACTGTTAATCGGGAACAGCATCGTAAAAATCGCACTCTAGTTTATTATCTGATTATTTCCACTTTGGCAACGGGAGTGATATATATCCTGTTTGGAGATTTTATGGAAGCTGTTTTTAATATGCCGATGTTGGTAGCTATCTTTTTGCTTGTTACTGGAGTTATTGTTTTTGTTTCCGATTATTTCAAGGATAAAGGTATTCCTGCTTGCAATATTGGCTTTCTGCAAGCTGTTTTAATCGGTATAGGACAGGGAGTTGCCATTTTACCCGGGATTTCCCGTTCTGGAACAACGATTGCCTGCTCTTTGGCTACCGGAATGAAGCGCAAGGATGCGGCTCAATATTCTTTTTTATTAAGCATTCCGGCAATTTTGGCAGGAAATCTTTCCCAATATAAAGCATTTGCTAATTTGAAGCCGCAATTGCTGATAAACTATTTAGCTGGCTTTGTCTGTTCCTTTCTTGTCGGTTATCTGGTTATTGCCTTTTTAATCCGTTTAATTGAAGTCAGTCGTTTGAAATACTTTGCTGTTTACTGTTGGCTAATTGGCTTGCTCTCTATTGTTTTAATTATCTTGGGTTTTTAA